One region of Candidatus Angelobacter sp. genomic DNA includes:
- the polA gene encoding DNA polymerase I translates to MSKKLFLLDGMALVYRAHFALVGRPIFTSSGVNSSALFVFTNTLLDILEKQQPTHIAVAFDTEAPTARHREFPDYKIQREAMPEDIVWALPNVRRLLEAFNIPVLIRDGYEADDIIGTLVRRAEPHDFDCYMVTPDKDFGQLVSERTRIYKPGRTGDAAEVLGLQEIVKKWGIERPEQVIDILGLWGDASDNIPGVPGIGEKTAGKLISQYGSVENLLAHTTELKGRLRENLEKSREQALLSKRLATINCEVPIDVSPDALKRRPPNNEKLRQLVVEFEFNSLGRRLFGEDFKAGRGYGREISAPEPAAAVPRSDGGANGTKDRKAGVSAATGPAPAHGGSNEEGPVTMANLKTLSEVAHDYRIASSPRDRSELVHTLRGKSSFALALRTDKTDVKTARLLGLAFCFGPHAGWFVPVPPQSAEAGAILDELRPVLEDEGIGKIGHDLKFVLGVLQWNGVSVRGKLFDVMLAHALIEPDLRHTLSFLSEAFLGYTPASAGAAAAGQAEFNLEDEQSSRDAEHGVEAADLAWQLRGVLEPGLQEKSQQRVFFDVEAPLVPALAGMEFEGVRVDARVLAEFGEMLVKEMAGHERAVHQLAGTEFNLNSPKQLGEILFEKLKLAEAPKKTRTGQYATDEQTLVALAADHEIVRRLLEYRESAKLKSTYVDSLPAAIFQRSGRVHTTFQQLGTATGRLNSQEPNLQNIPIRTKLGREIRKAFIARDPDYLLLSADYSQIELRIIAALSRETAMIDALKSGADIHAATASRVFGVPQNEVTSEMRERCKMVNYGIAYGMSAFGLAQRLGIPRKESAEIIEHYFAQFPRIRQYMTDTVEFARQHGYVETVTGRRRYLRDIRSANANVRAAAERNAINMPIQGTAADMIKLAMVHIQRELMTRNLRTRMILQVHDELVFDLHKPERDEVAALVEDKMKTALPLNVPITVEIGMGQNWLEAH, encoded by the coding sequence CGAAGCGATGCCCGAGGACATTGTCTGGGCGCTGCCCAACGTGCGGCGCCTGCTCGAGGCATTCAACATACCCGTGTTGATTCGCGACGGTTACGAGGCTGACGACATCATCGGCACGCTTGTCCGGCGCGCGGAGCCGCATGATTTCGACTGCTACATGGTCACGCCGGACAAGGATTTCGGGCAGCTTGTTTCCGAAAGGACCCGCATCTACAAGCCGGGACGCACGGGCGACGCGGCTGAAGTTCTCGGTTTGCAGGAAATCGTGAAAAAATGGGGCATTGAACGGCCCGAACAGGTGATCGACATCCTTGGCCTGTGGGGTGACGCGTCGGACAATATTCCCGGCGTGCCTGGCATCGGTGAAAAAACCGCGGGCAAGCTCATAAGCCAGTACGGCAGCGTCGAGAATCTTCTCGCTCACACGACCGAACTCAAGGGCCGTCTGCGCGAGAATCTGGAAAAAAGCCGCGAACAGGCCCTGCTCTCGAAGCGCCTCGCGACGATCAACTGTGAAGTCCCCATCGATGTCAGCCCCGACGCCTTGAAGCGCCGGCCACCGAACAACGAGAAGCTACGGCAACTCGTCGTCGAGTTTGAATTCAACTCGCTTGGCCGCCGGCTGTTTGGCGAAGACTTCAAGGCGGGACGCGGATACGGCAGGGAAATTTCCGCACCCGAACCCGCGGCTGCAGTTCCACGATCCGACGGAGGCGCGAATGGAACAAAGGACAGGAAGGCCGGCGTTTCTGCGGCGACGGGACCCGCGCCGGCCCACGGTGGATCGAACGAAGAGGGGCCCGTCACCATGGCCAACCTCAAGACGCTGTCCGAGGTCGCGCACGATTATCGAATCGCCAGCAGCCCGCGGGACCGGAGCGAACTTGTGCACACGTTGCGCGGCAAATCATCTTTCGCGCTCGCGCTGCGAACGGACAAAACCGACGTCAAAACGGCGCGGCTCCTCGGTCTGGCTTTTTGCTTTGGCCCGCACGCGGGCTGGTTTGTGCCGGTGCCGCCGCAAAGCGCCGAAGCCGGAGCGATTCTCGACGAGCTGCGGCCGGTTCTGGAGGACGAAGGGATCGGGAAGATCGGCCATGATCTGAAATTCGTACTGGGCGTGCTGCAGTGGAACGGTGTCTCCGTTCGCGGCAAACTCTTCGATGTCATGCTGGCGCATGCGCTCATTGAACCGGACCTGCGCCATACGCTCAGTTTCCTTTCGGAGGCGTTTCTCGGATACACGCCGGCCTCGGCGGGCGCCGCGGCGGCCGGTCAGGCCGAATTCAATCTGGAGGACGAACAATCCTCGCGTGACGCCGAACATGGCGTCGAGGCAGCCGACCTCGCGTGGCAGCTGCGCGGGGTTCTCGAACCGGGGTTGCAGGAGAAATCGCAACAACGCGTCTTTTTCGACGTTGAAGCGCCGCTGGTGCCCGCGCTGGCCGGCATGGAGTTCGAGGGAGTCCGCGTTGATGCGCGCGTCCTGGCGGAGTTCGGAGAAATGCTTGTCAAGGAGATGGCCGGCCACGAACGCGCCGTCCATCAACTCGCAGGGACCGAATTCAACCTCAATTCACCGAAGCAACTTGGCGAAATCCTTTTCGAGAAATTGAAGCTTGCCGAGGCGCCGAAGAAGACACGCACCGGACAGTATGCCACTGACGAGCAAACGCTCGTCGCGCTTGCCGCGGACCACGAGATCGTCCGGCGGCTGCTGGAATACCGCGAGAGCGCGAAGCTCAAATCCACCTATGTGGACTCGCTGCCAGCCGCGATTTTCCAGAGGAGCGGCCGCGTTCACACGACGTTCCAACAGCTCGGCACCGCGACCGGGCGGCTGAACTCCCAGGAGCCCAATCTGCAGAATATTCCCATCCGGACCAAGCTGGGCCGCGAGATCCGCAAGGCGTTCATCGCGCGCGATCCGGATTATCTGTTGCTGTCCGCGGATTACTCGCAGATCGAACTGCGGATCATCGCCGCGTTGAGCCGCGAGACGGCGATGATCGATGCCCTCAAAAGCGGCGCGGACATTCATGCCGCCACTGCCTCGCGTGTGTTTGGCGTGCCGCAAAACGAGGTCACGTCCGAGATGCGCGAGCGTTGCAAGATGGTGAACTACGGGATCGCCTACGGCATGTCCGCCTTCGGACTCGCCCAACGACTCGGCATCCCGCGCAAGGAAAGCGCCGAGATCATCGAGCATTACTTCGCGCAATTTCCACGCATCCGCCAGTACATGACCGACACGGTTGAGTTTGCGCGACAGCACGGTTACGTGGAAACCGTCACCGGCCGGCGCCGTTACCTGCGCGACATCCGTTCCGCCAACGCCAATGTGCGCGCAGCCGCCGAACGCAATGCCATTAACATGCCGATCCAGGGGACTGCCGCCGACATGATCAAACTGGCCATGGTCCACATCCAACGCGAACTGATGACCCGCAATCTCAGGACGCGAATGATTTTGCAGGTCCACGACGAACTCGTGTTCGACCTGCACAAACCTGAACGAGACGAGGTCGCCGCTTTGGTCGAAGACAAGATGAAGACGGCTCTGCCGTTAAATGTCCCGATCACCGTTGAGATCGGCATGGGCCAGAACTGGCTGGAAGCGCACTAA